A genomic window from Rhizobium sp. EC-SD404 includes:
- a CDS encoding HlyD family type I secretion periplasmic adaptor subunit, with amino-acid sequence MGMMIGKSQETRNVGTFGIRSRVIMSASLAGLLIIGCGGWAAQASLAGAAIAPGQIAVKRQVKEVQHRDGGIVAEIRVSNGDRVQEGDVLVKLDETDTRVELSIIRSQLAELTGVYSRLQAERDGQAEVAFPEGFDATGTTSGVIAGEIKLFLDNRAMRDSQKEQLSLQAEQLRDQIKGMEAQLASNQAEHTLLFDDITLMRKLLERKLTEGSRVRQMERELARIEGQRGEIESRVAQARGQISETELKILAIDQELKATAQTQIRDIDARIAELHEREIAAVDRLSRTELRAPASGLVYDLAVHTVGGVIGSGETILSLVPEDEEMMVEVRVSPTDIDQVTIGQPARLRLTAFNQRTTPEFEGQVTAMAAAATRDPASGRDFYLGTVEITSDLAPLGDKVLIPGMPVDVLLVTGERSALSYLVKPFTDQMAKAFREE; translated from the coding sequence ATGGGAATGATGATCGGTAAATCGCAGGAAACGCGAAACGTTGGCACCTTCGGGATTCGCTCACGCGTGATCATGTCGGCGTCGCTTGCGGGGCTTTTGATCATCGGATGCGGCGGCTGGGCCGCGCAGGCAAGTCTTGCCGGCGCTGCGATCGCGCCGGGCCAGATCGCGGTCAAGCGTCAGGTGAAGGAAGTCCAGCATCGTGATGGTGGCATCGTCGCCGAGATACGCGTCTCGAACGGAGATCGCGTGCAGGAGGGCGACGTCCTGGTCAAGCTGGACGAAACCGACACACGGGTCGAGCTGTCGATCATCCGCTCGCAGCTGGCGGAACTGACCGGTGTCTATTCCCGTCTGCAGGCCGAGCGGGATGGCCAGGCAGAGGTCGCGTTTCCCGAAGGCTTTGACGCGACGGGTACGACATCCGGCGTCATCGCCGGCGAAATCAAACTCTTCCTCGACAATCGCGCGATGCGCGACAGCCAGAAAGAGCAACTGTCGCTTCAGGCCGAACAGTTGCGTGACCAAATCAAGGGGATGGAGGCGCAACTCGCTTCCAATCAGGCTGAGCACACGCTGCTGTTCGACGATATCACTCTCATGCGCAAGCTTCTGGAGCGCAAGCTGACCGAAGGTTCGCGCGTGCGGCAGATGGAACGGGAACTGGCCCGCATCGAAGGGCAGAGGGGCGAGATCGAATCGCGCGTCGCCCAGGCGCGCGGCCAGATCAGCGAAACCGAGTTGAAGATCCTCGCGATTGACCAGGAACTGAAGGCAACGGCGCAGACGCAGATCCGCGACATCGATGCGCGCATCGCAGAGCTGCACGAGCGTGAGATCGCTGCGGTCGACCGCCTTTCGCGGACCGAGCTGCGGGCGCCCGCATCCGGCCTCGTCTACGATCTGGCGGTCCATACCGTCGGCGGCGTCATAGGTTCGGGTGAGACGATCCTTTCGCTCGTGCCCGAAGACGAAGAAATGATGGTCGAGGTACGCGTGTCGCCGACAGATATCGATCAGGTGACGATCGGCCAGCCGGCGCGTCTTCGCCTGACGGCCTTCAACCAGCGCACGACACCGGAATTTGAAGGCCAGGTCACGGCGATGGCTGCGGCCGCGACCCGAGACCCTGCGTCCGGACGCGACTTCTATTTGGGTACTGTGGAGATCACGTCCGATCTCGCTCCGCTCGGCGACAAGGTCCTGATTCCCGGCATGCCCGTCGACGTGCTTCTCGTAACCGGTGAGCGTTCCGCGCTTTCCTATCTCGTGAAGCCATTTACGGACCAGATGGCCAAGGCATTCCGTGAAGAATAA